A window of the Drosophila simulans strain w501 chromosome 2L, Prin_Dsim_3.1, whole genome shotgun sequence genome harbors these coding sequences:
- the LOC6732602 gene encoding restin homolog isoform X5: MSDDTSAVGGASAPFPSPVTADPEPGATASKLPGPIRSNIPTPATSGTGIPQPSKMKAPSSFGSTGSVSKIGRPCCNHTTPKSGPPPREAASMSRESDDNLSSINSAYTDNSSAVLTANTEQFIIGQRVWLGGTRPGQIAFIGDTHFAAGEWAGVVLDEPNGKNDGCVSGKRYFQCEPKRGIFSRLTRLTTYPMAGAQTPTSPLAKNSPDRSRTVSPTASIRSSMLRSPGIGGKNGMAVGDRVIVSSGFGSRPGILRYLGETQFAPGNWCGVELDEPSGKNDGTVDDIRYFECKPKYGVFVPIAKVSLSPSSKKTRLSRTGSRESLTSIGTMNSIATTATSRMRMNAQQRKSSTPVKPILATPKSQFSMQDLLREKQQHVEKLMVERDLDREDAQNQALQLQKNINELKARIVELESALGDERKKTEELQCSIDEAQFCGDEMNAQSQVYKEKIHDLESKITKLVSATPSILPPDLPSDDGALHEEIAQLQEKITVQQKEVESRIAEQREEEQRLRENVKYLNEQIATLQSELVSKDEALEKFSLSECGIENLRRELALLKEENEKQAEEAQAEFTRKLAEKSVEVLRLSSELQSLKAASDSLESERVNKTDECEILQTEVRMRDEQIRELTQQLDEVTTQLNVQKADSSALDDMLRLQKEGTEEKSTLLEKTEKELVQIKEEAAKTRQEKEQLEKQISDFKQLAEQEKLVREKTENAINQIQLDKESIEQQLALKQNELEDFQNKQSESEVHLQEIKAQNTQKDLELVESGESLKKLQQQLEEKTLGHEKLQTALEELKKEKETFIKQKEQELQQLQRKSAESESALKVVQVQLEQLQQQAAASGEEGCKTVAKLHDEISQLKSQAEETQSELKSTQSKLEAKSKQLEAANGSLEEEAKKSGHLQEQITKLKSEVEETQAALSSCHTDVESKTKQLEAANAALEKVNKEYAESRAEASDLQDKVKEITDTLHAELQAERSSSSALHTKLSKFSDEIATGHKELTSKADAWSKEMLQKEKELQELRQQLQDSQDSQTKLKAEGERKEKSFEESIKNLQEEVTKAKTENLELSTGTQTTIKDLQERLEITNAELQHKEKMATEDAQKITDLKTLVEAIQVANANISATNAELSTVLEVLQAEKSETNHIFELFEMEADMNSERLIEKVTGIKEELKETHLQLDERQKKIEELEEKLKQTQQSEQKVQQESQTSKEQLTELHQSLQELQDSVKQKEELVQNLEEKVRESSSIIEGQNTKLNESNVQLENQTSCLKETQDQLLESQKKEKTLQEEAAKLSGELQQVQEANGDIKDSLVKVEELVKVLEEKLQAATSQLESQQATHKKLQELLVKSQENEGNLQGESLAVTEKLHQLEQANGELKEALCQKENGLKELEGKLEESNTLLESQKKSHNEIQDKLEQAQQKERNLQEETSKLAEQLSQLKQANEELQKSLQQKQLLLEKGNEFDTQLAEYQKVIDEMDDAASVKSTLLEQLQKRVAELEAALRQANDAQKTAYLEAQELRRQLESLELEKSREVLSLKAQINGASSRIGQGDEVESLDTETSLAKINFLNSIIADMQQKNDALKAKVQTLETLPMDFTKPHAFDALTRRKPAPRLFCDICDEFDQHDTEDCPIQGSEDQDYTIPSSESNNNDKERKLPAPRKYCDSCEVFGHDTSECADDETY, from the exons aagcCGCCAGCATGAGTCGTGAAAGCGATGACAATTTAAGTTCGATCAATTCGGCTTATACAg ATAACAGCAGCGCCGTTCTGACAGCAAACACAGAGCAGTTCATCATTGGCCAGCGGGTTTGGCTGGGTGGCACTCGTCCCGGACAGATTGCCTTCATTGGAGACACACACTTTGCTGCCGGCGAATGGGCTGGTGTTGTCCTGGACGAACCTAATG GTAAAAACGATGGCTGTGTGTCGGGCAAAAGGTACTTCCAGTGCGAGCCGAAACGAGGCATTTTCTCACGCCTCACACGTCTTACCACATATCCCATGGCCGGTGCCCAGACGCCGACCTCTCCATTGGCCAAAAACTCCCCAGACAGATCGCGCACGGTTTCCCCAACTGCGAGTATTCGCAGCTCTATGCTTCGCAGTCCCGGCATTGGAGGCA AGAATGGAATGGCTGTGGGCGATCGTGTGATTGTCTCCTCTGGATTTGGCAGTCGTCCTGGTATCTTACGCTATTTGGGAGAGACACAGTTTGCTCCCGGCAACTGGTGCGGTGTGGAATTGGATGAGCCTAGCGGCAAAAACGATGGAACTGTGGATGATATCAG ATACTTCGAGTGCAAGCCCAAGTACGGTGTGTTTGTACCTATTGCAAAGGTTTCACTGTCGCCGTCGTCCAAGAAAACGCGTCTTTCCCGGACCGGATCAAGGGAGTCGCTCACCTCGATTGGCACCATGAACAGCATCGCCACCACGGCCACGTCGCGCATGCGCATGAATGCTCAG CAGCGCAAGTCGAGCACGCCCGTTAAGCCAATTTTAGCGACGCCGAAAAGCCAATTTTCCATGCAG GATCTGCTGCGCGAGAAGCAACAGCATGTGGAGAAGCTGATGGTGGAGCGCGACCTGGACCGCGAGGATGCCCAGAACCAGGCGCTGCAGCTTCAGAAGAACATCAACGAG CTGAAAGCAAGAATCGTTGAATTGGAGTCGGCATTGGGTGATGAACGAAAGAAAACTGAGGAATTGCAGTGCTCCATAGACGAAGCCCAGTTTTGTGGCGATGAAATGAAT GCTCAGTCCCAGGTTTACAAGGAAAAGATTCATGATCTCGAGTCAAAAATCACAAAACTGGTGTCCG CCACGCCAAGTATCCTACCACCCGATCTACCTTCAGACGATGGTGCTTTGCACGAGGAAATTGCCCAGCTGCAGGAAAAGATCACCGTTCAACAGAAGGAGGTTGAATCTCGGATTGCGGAACAgcgggaggaggagcagcggtTGAGGGAAAATGTGAAGTACCTCAATGAGCAAATCGCCACTCTACAGTCCGAGTTGGTGTCCAAAGATGAGGCCCTGGAGAAGTTCTCCCTCTCGGAGTGTGGCATCGAGAATCTCCGAAGGGAACTCGCACTTCTCAAGGAGGAGAACGAAAAGCAAGCTGAGGAGGCTCAGGCTGAGTTCACCCGAAAACTAGCCGAAAAATCCGTAGAGGTGTTAAGATTAAGCTCTGAATTGCAGAGCTTGAAAGCAGCATCCGATTCCCTGGAAAGCGAAAGGGTTAACAAAACCGACGAATGTGAAATTCTTCAAACCGAAGTCCGAATGCGGGATGAGCAAATCAGAGAGCTAACCCAGCAACTCGATGAGGTTACCACACAACTAAATGTACAAAAAGCGGATAGTTCTGCACTGGATGATATGCTTCGATTGCAAAAGGAAGGTACTGAAGAAAAATCTACTCTTTTAGAGAAAACCGAAAAGGAGCTAGTTCAAATCAAAGAAGAAGCTGCGAAAACTCGACAGGAAAAGGAACAACTTGAAAAACAGATATCAGATTTCAAACAATTGGCGGAACAGGAAAAACTAGTCAGGGAAAAGACTGAAAATGCAATCAATCAAATACAACTAGATAAAGAATCCATAGAACAGCAATTGGctttaaaacaaaacgaactTGAGGACTTCCAAAACAAACAGTCAGAATCGGAAGTTCATCTTCAGGAAATCAAAGCTCAGAATACGCAGAAAGATTTAGAATTAGTTGAATCTGGTGAGTCCCTTAaaaaactgcaacagcaattaGAGGAGAAAACTCTAGGACATgaaaaactgcaaactgctTTGGAAGAACTaaagaaagaaaaggaaaCGTTCATAAagcaaaaggagcaggagctgcagcagctccaaaGGAAGTCAGCTGAGTCCGAAAGTGCATTAAAGGTCGTACAAGTACAACTAGAGCAACTCCAGCAACAGGCAGCCGCATCTGGAGAAGAGGGTTGCAAAACTGTGGCCAAATTGCACGATGAGATTAGTCAGCTCAAGTCCCAGGCTGAAGAAACTCAGTCCGAGTTAAAATCCACCCAATCAAAATTggaagccaaaagcaaacaattggAGGCAGCAAATGGCAGCCTAGAAGAGGAAGCCAAGAAATCAGGGCATCTGCAGGAACAGATTACCAAACTTAAATCAGAAGTGGAGGAGACGCAGGCAGCTCTCAGTTCCTGTCATACGGATGTGGAATCCAAAACTAAGCAACTTGAAGCCGCAAATGCAGCTCTGGAGAAGGTCAACAAG GAATACGCGGAATCCCGAGCGGAGGCTTCTGATCTGCAAGATAAGGTGAAGGAGATCACCGATACGCTACATGCTGAGCTTCAAGCTGAACGATCGTCCTCCAGCGCTCTCCACACTAAGCTGTCCAAGTTCTCGGATGAAATAGCTACCGGCCACAAGGAACTGACCAGCAAAGCCGATGCCTGGAGCAAGGAGATGCTGCAAAAAGAGAAGGAACTACAGGAGCTGCGACAGCAACTTCAAGATAGTCAAGACTCTCAAACAAAGCTGAAAGCAGAGGGAGAGCGGAAAGAAAAGTCTTTCGAGGAATCTATAAAGAATCTTCAGGAAGAAGTCACTAAGGCCAAGACGGAGAATCTAGAACTGAGTACTGGCACACAGACGACCATAAAGGACCTGCAGGAGCGACTGGAAATCACCAATGCTGAGCTCCAGCACAAGGAAAAAATGGCAACCGAAGATGCGCAGAAGATTACTGACCTTAAGACCCTTGTGGAAGCCATCCAGGTGGCTAATGCCAATATATCAGCTACAAATGCGGAGCTCTCCACTGTATTGGAAGTTCTTCAGGCGGAGAAGAGTGAAACGAATCACATCTTCGAGCTCTTTGAAATGGAAGCTGACATGAATTCTGAGCGGTTGATCGAAAAAGTGACTGGGATTAAGGAGGAACTAAAGGAAACCCATCTGCAACTGGATGAGCGACAGAAAAAgatcgaggagctggaggagaaaTTGAAGCAAACTCAGCAAAGTGAACAAAAAGTGCAACAGGAGTCTCAGACTTCCAAGGAGCAACTTACGGAATTACACCAATCCTTGCAAGAACTCCAAGATTCTGTAAAGCAAAAGGAAGAACTTGTCCAGAACTTGGAAGAAAAGGTTAGGGAAAGCAGTTCCATCATAGAAGGCCAGAAcacgaaattaaatgaaagcaATGTTCAGCTGGAAAACCAAACTTCTTGTTTAAAGGAAACCCAAGATCAATTGCTAGAGTCACAGAAGAAGGAGAAAACATTGCAGGAAGAGGCTGCCAAACTATCCGGTGAGCTGCAGCAAGTACAAGAGGCCAATGGAGACATAAAGGATTCCCTGGTAAAAGTTGAGGAACTAGTAAAGGTGTTGGAGGAAAAACTCCAAGCAGCTACCTCCCAGTTGGAGTCCCAACAAGCCACACATAAGAAACTCCAGGAGTTGCTGGTTAAATCTCAAGAAAACGAGGGAAATCTGCAAGGAGAATCTCTGGCAGTCACAGAGAAACTACATCAACTGGAGCAAGCCAATGGGGAGCTTAAGGAGGCTTTGTGCCAAAAAGAGAATGGCCTTAAAGAACTTGAGGGTAAACTTGAGGAGAGTAATACTTTATTAGAAAGTCAAAAGAAGAGCCACAACGAAATTCAGGATAAGTTAGAACAGGCCCAGCAAAAGGAGAGGAATCTACAAGAGGAAACGTCCAAGTTGGCGGAGCAACTGAGCCAATTAAAGCAGGCTAATGAGGAGCTCCAGAAATCCCTTCAGCAAAAGCAGCTACTTTTGGAAAAGGGTAATGAATTCGACACCCAGCTGGCAGAATATCAGAAAGTCATTGATGAGATGGATGATGCGGCTTCCGTTAAATCCACGCTGCTGGAACAGCTACAAAAAAGAGTTGCGGAACTGGAGGCCGCACTCCGTCAAGCCAACGATGCCCAAAAGACTGCTTATCTGGAGGCTCAGGAACTGAGGCGTCAACTGGAATCGCTGGAACTGGAGAAGTCTAGGGAGGTTCTCAGCCTTAAGGCTCAGATTAATGGTGCGAGCAGTAGGATCGGACAGGGAGATGAGGTGGAG TCACTGGACACCGAAACCAGTCTTGCCAAGATCAACTTCCTGAACTCGATTATTGCTGACATGCAGCAGAAGAATGATGCACTCAAGGCTAAGGTGCAGACCCTTGAAACCTTGCCAATGGATTTCACCAA ACCTCATGCCTTCGATGCCCTGACAAGGCGGAAACCGGCTCCCAGACTTTTCTGCGACATCTGCGATGAGTTTGATCAGCACGATACGGAGGATTGTCCAATCCAGGGTAGCGAGGATCAAGACTATACCATACCGTCATCCGAGTCGAATAACAACGATAAGGAGCGGAAGCTGCCGGCACCCAGGAAATACTGTGATTCCTGCGAGG TTTTTGGCCACGATACGAGCGAATGTGCCGATGATGAAACCTATTAG
- the LOC6732602 gene encoding restin homolog isoform X7, giving the protein MKSNIKKRAHIQVGKQKPKKNEAASMSRESDDNLSSINSAYTDLYQETVRRFTRSSLSPTSDWDRFSPARRSLKSEAGSRASYDYYLEATGRRRSSDNSSAVLTANTEQFIIGQRVWLGGTRPGQIAFIGDTHFAAGEWAGVVLDEPNGKNDGCVSGKRYFQCEPKRGIFSRLTRLTTYPMAGAQTPTSPLAKNSPDRSRTVSPTASIRSSMLRSPGIGGKNGMAVGDRVIVSSGFGSRPGILRYLGETQFAPGNWCGVELDEPSGKNDGTVDDIRYFECKPKYGVFVPIAKVSLSPSSKKTRLSRTGSRESLTSIGTMNSIATTATSRMRMNAQQRKSSTPVKPILATPKSQFSMQDLLREKQQHVEKLMVERDLDREDAQNQALQLQKNINELKARIVELESALGDERKKTEELQCSIDEAQFCGDEMNAQSQVYKEKIHDLESKITKLVSATPSILPPDLPSDDGALHEEIAQLQEKITVQQKEVESRIAEQREEEQRLRENVKYLNEQIATLQSELVSKDEALEKFSLSECGIENLRRELALLKEENEKQAEEAQAEFTRKLAEKSVEVLRLSSELQSLKAASDSLESERVNKTDECEILQTEVRMRDEQIRELTQQLDEVTTQLNVQKADSSALDDMLRLQKEGTEEKSTLLEKTEKELVQIKEEAAKTRQEKEQLEKQISDFKQLAEQEKLVREKTENAINQIQLDKESIEQQLALKQNELEDFQNKQSESEVHLQEIKAQNTQKDLELVESGESLKKLQQQLEEKTLGHEKLQTALEELKKEKETFIKQKEQELQQLQRKSAESESALKVVQVQLEQLQQQAAASGEEGCKTVAKLHDEISQLKSQAEETQSELKSTQSKLEAKSKQLEAANGSLEEEAKKSGHLQEQITKLKSEVEETQAALSSCHTDVESKTKQLEAANAALEKVNKEYAESRAEASDLQDKVKEITDTLHAELQAERSSSSALHTKLSKFSDEIATGHKELTSKADAWSKEMLQKEKELQELRQQLQDSQDSQTKLKAEGERKEKSFEESIKNLQEEVTKAKTENLELSTGTQTTIKDLQERLEITNAELQHKEKMATEDAQKITDLKTLVEAIQVANANISATNAELSTVLEVLQAEKSETNHIFELFEMEADMNSERLIEKVTGIKEELKETHLQLDERQKKIEELEEKLKQTQQSEQKVQQESQTSKEQLTELHQSLQELQDSVKQKEELVQNLEEKVRESSSIIEGQNTKLNESNVQLENQTSCLKETQDQLLESQKKEKTLQEEAAKLSGELQQVQEANGDIKDSLVKVEELVKVLEEKLQAATSQLESQQATHKKLQELLVKSQENEGNLQGESLAVTEKLHQLEQANGELKEALCQKENGLKELEGKLEESNTLLESQKKSHNEIQDKLEQAQQKERNLQEETSKLAEQLSQLKQANEELQKSLQQKQLLLEKGNEFDTQLAEYQKVIDEMDDAASVKSTLLEQLQKRVAELEAALRQANDAQKTAYLEAQELRRQLESLELEKSREVLSLKAQINGASSRIGQGDEVESLDTETSLAKINFLNSIIADMQQKNDALKAKVQTLETLPMDFTKPHAFDALTRRKPAPRLFCDICDEFDQHDTEDCPIQGSEDQDYTIPSSESNNNDKERKLPAPRKYCDSCEVFGHDTSECADDETY; this is encoded by the exons aagcCGCCAGCATGAGTCGTGAAAGCGATGACAATTTAAGTTCGATCAATTCGGCTTATACAg ATCTCTATCAAGAGACTGTCAGGCGCTTTACGCGATCTTCGCTCTCACCCACATCCGACTGGGATCGCTTTTCGCCCGCTAGACGCTCGCTAAAATCGGAGGCTGGAAGTCGCGCATCTT ATGATTATTATCTAGAAGCCACTGGGCGGCGTCGCAGCTCAG ATAACAGCAGCGCCGTTCTGACAGCAAACACAGAGCAGTTCATCATTGGCCAGCGGGTTTGGCTGGGTGGCACTCGTCCCGGACAGATTGCCTTCATTGGAGACACACACTTTGCTGCCGGCGAATGGGCTGGTGTTGTCCTGGACGAACCTAATG GTAAAAACGATGGCTGTGTGTCGGGCAAAAGGTACTTCCAGTGCGAGCCGAAACGAGGCATTTTCTCACGCCTCACACGTCTTACCACATATCCCATGGCCGGTGCCCAGACGCCGACCTCTCCATTGGCCAAAAACTCCCCAGACAGATCGCGCACGGTTTCCCCAACTGCGAGTATTCGCAGCTCTATGCTTCGCAGTCCCGGCATTGGAGGCA AGAATGGAATGGCTGTGGGCGATCGTGTGATTGTCTCCTCTGGATTTGGCAGTCGTCCTGGTATCTTACGCTATTTGGGAGAGACACAGTTTGCTCCCGGCAACTGGTGCGGTGTGGAATTGGATGAGCCTAGCGGCAAAAACGATGGAACTGTGGATGATATCAG ATACTTCGAGTGCAAGCCCAAGTACGGTGTGTTTGTACCTATTGCAAAGGTTTCACTGTCGCCGTCGTCCAAGAAAACGCGTCTTTCCCGGACCGGATCAAGGGAGTCGCTCACCTCGATTGGCACCATGAACAGCATCGCCACCACGGCCACGTCGCGCATGCGCATGAATGCTCAG CAGCGCAAGTCGAGCACGCCCGTTAAGCCAATTTTAGCGACGCCGAAAAGCCAATTTTCCATGCAG GATCTGCTGCGCGAGAAGCAACAGCATGTGGAGAAGCTGATGGTGGAGCGCGACCTGGACCGCGAGGATGCCCAGAACCAGGCGCTGCAGCTTCAGAAGAACATCAACGAG CTGAAAGCAAGAATCGTTGAATTGGAGTCGGCATTGGGTGATGAACGAAAGAAAACTGAGGAATTGCAGTGCTCCATAGACGAAGCCCAGTTTTGTGGCGATGAAATGAAT GCTCAGTCCCAGGTTTACAAGGAAAAGATTCATGATCTCGAGTCAAAAATCACAAAACTGGTGTCCG CCACGCCAAGTATCCTACCACCCGATCTACCTTCAGACGATGGTGCTTTGCACGAGGAAATTGCCCAGCTGCAGGAAAAGATCACCGTTCAACAGAAGGAGGTTGAATCTCGGATTGCGGAACAgcgggaggaggagcagcggtTGAGGGAAAATGTGAAGTACCTCAATGAGCAAATCGCCACTCTACAGTCCGAGTTGGTGTCCAAAGATGAGGCCCTGGAGAAGTTCTCCCTCTCGGAGTGTGGCATCGAGAATCTCCGAAGGGAACTCGCACTTCTCAAGGAGGAGAACGAAAAGCAAGCTGAGGAGGCTCAGGCTGAGTTCACCCGAAAACTAGCCGAAAAATCCGTAGAGGTGTTAAGATTAAGCTCTGAATTGCAGAGCTTGAAAGCAGCATCCGATTCCCTGGAAAGCGAAAGGGTTAACAAAACCGACGAATGTGAAATTCTTCAAACCGAAGTCCGAATGCGGGATGAGCAAATCAGAGAGCTAACCCAGCAACTCGATGAGGTTACCACACAACTAAATGTACAAAAAGCGGATAGTTCTGCACTGGATGATATGCTTCGATTGCAAAAGGAAGGTACTGAAGAAAAATCTACTCTTTTAGAGAAAACCGAAAAGGAGCTAGTTCAAATCAAAGAAGAAGCTGCGAAAACTCGACAGGAAAAGGAACAACTTGAAAAACAGATATCAGATTTCAAACAATTGGCGGAACAGGAAAAACTAGTCAGGGAAAAGACTGAAAATGCAATCAATCAAATACAACTAGATAAAGAATCCATAGAACAGCAATTGGctttaaaacaaaacgaactTGAGGACTTCCAAAACAAACAGTCAGAATCGGAAGTTCATCTTCAGGAAATCAAAGCTCAGAATACGCAGAAAGATTTAGAATTAGTTGAATCTGGTGAGTCCCTTAaaaaactgcaacagcaattaGAGGAGAAAACTCTAGGACATgaaaaactgcaaactgctTTGGAAGAACTaaagaaagaaaaggaaaCGTTCATAAagcaaaaggagcaggagctgcagcagctccaaaGGAAGTCAGCTGAGTCCGAAAGTGCATTAAAGGTCGTACAAGTACAACTAGAGCAACTCCAGCAACAGGCAGCCGCATCTGGAGAAGAGGGTTGCAAAACTGTGGCCAAATTGCACGATGAGATTAGTCAGCTCAAGTCCCAGGCTGAAGAAACTCAGTCCGAGTTAAAATCCACCCAATCAAAATTggaagccaaaagcaaacaattggAGGCAGCAAATGGCAGCCTAGAAGAGGAAGCCAAGAAATCAGGGCATCTGCAGGAACAGATTACCAAACTTAAATCAGAAGTGGAGGAGACGCAGGCAGCTCTCAGTTCCTGTCATACGGATGTGGAATCCAAAACTAAGCAACTTGAAGCCGCAAATGCAGCTCTGGAGAAGGTCAACAAG GAATACGCGGAATCCCGAGCGGAGGCTTCTGATCTGCAAGATAAGGTGAAGGAGATCACCGATACGCTACATGCTGAGCTTCAAGCTGAACGATCGTCCTCCAGCGCTCTCCACACTAAGCTGTCCAAGTTCTCGGATGAAATAGCTACCGGCCACAAGGAACTGACCAGCAAAGCCGATGCCTGGAGCAAGGAGATGCTGCAAAAAGAGAAGGAACTACAGGAGCTGCGACAGCAACTTCAAGATAGTCAAGACTCTCAAACAAAGCTGAAAGCAGAGGGAGAGCGGAAAGAAAAGTCTTTCGAGGAATCTATAAAGAATCTTCAGGAAGAAGTCACTAAGGCCAAGACGGAGAATCTAGAACTGAGTACTGGCACACAGACGACCATAAAGGACCTGCAGGAGCGACTGGAAATCACCAATGCTGAGCTCCAGCACAAGGAAAAAATGGCAACCGAAGATGCGCAGAAGATTACTGACCTTAAGACCCTTGTGGAAGCCATCCAGGTGGCTAATGCCAATATATCAGCTACAAATGCGGAGCTCTCCACTGTATTGGAAGTTCTTCAGGCGGAGAAGAGTGAAACGAATCACATCTTCGAGCTCTTTGAAATGGAAGCTGACATGAATTCTGAGCGGTTGATCGAAAAAGTGACTGGGATTAAGGAGGAACTAAAGGAAACCCATCTGCAACTGGATGAGCGACAGAAAAAgatcgaggagctggaggagaaaTTGAAGCAAACTCAGCAAAGTGAACAAAAAGTGCAACAGGAGTCTCAGACTTCCAAGGAGCAACTTACGGAATTACACCAATCCTTGCAAGAACTCCAAGATTCTGTAAAGCAAAAGGAAGAACTTGTCCAGAACTTGGAAGAAAAGGTTAGGGAAAGCAGTTCCATCATAGAAGGCCAGAAcacgaaattaaatgaaagcaATGTTCAGCTGGAAAACCAAACTTCTTGTTTAAAGGAAACCCAAGATCAATTGCTAGAGTCACAGAAGAAGGAGAAAACATTGCAGGAAGAGGCTGCCAAACTATCCGGTGAGCTGCAGCAAGTACAAGAGGCCAATGGAGACATAAAGGATTCCCTGGTAAAAGTTGAGGAACTAGTAAAGGTGTTGGAGGAAAAACTCCAAGCAGCTACCTCCCAGTTGGAGTCCCAACAAGCCACACATAAGAAACTCCAGGAGTTGCTGGTTAAATCTCAAGAAAACGAGGGAAATCTGCAAGGAGAATCTCTGGCAGTCACAGAGAAACTACATCAACTGGAGCAAGCCAATGGGGAGCTTAAGGAGGCTTTGTGCCAAAAAGAGAATGGCCTTAAAGAACTTGAGGGTAAACTTGAGGAGAGTAATACTTTATTAGAAAGTCAAAAGAAGAGCCACAACGAAATTCAGGATAAGTTAGAACAGGCCCAGCAAAAGGAGAGGAATCTACAAGAGGAAACGTCCAAGTTGGCGGAGCAACTGAGCCAATTAAAGCAGGCTAATGAGGAGCTCCAGAAATCCCTTCAGCAAAAGCAGCTACTTTTGGAAAAGGGTAATGAATTCGACACCCAGCTGGCAGAATATCAGAAAGTCATTGATGAGATGGATGATGCGGCTTCCGTTAAATCCACGCTGCTGGAACAGCTACAAAAAAGAGTTGCGGAACTGGAGGCCGCACTCCGTCAAGCCAACGATGCCCAAAAGACTGCTTATCTGGAGGCTCAGGAACTGAGGCGTCAACTGGAATCGCTGGAACTGGAGAAGTCTAGGGAGGTTCTCAGCCTTAAGGCTCAGATTAATGGTGCGAGCAGTAGGATCGGACAGGGAGATGAGGTGGAG TCACTGGACACCGAAACCAGTCTTGCCAAGATCAACTTCCTGAACTCGATTATTGCTGACATGCAGCAGAAGAATGATGCACTCAAGGCTAAGGTGCAGACCCTTGAAACCTTGCCAATGGATTTCACCAA ACCTCATGCCTTCGATGCCCTGACAAGGCGGAAACCGGCTCCCAGACTTTTCTGCGACATCTGCGATGAGTTTGATCAGCACGATACGGAGGATTGTCCAATCCAGGGTAGCGAGGATCAAGACTATACCATACCGTCATCCGAGTCGAATAACAACGATAAGGAGCGGAAGCTGCCGGCACCCAGGAAATACTGTGATTCCTGCGAGG TTTTTGGCCACGATACGAGCGAATGTGCCGATGATGAAACCTATTAG